A stretch of Thermoproteota archaeon DNA encodes these proteins:
- a CDS encoding citrate/2-methylcitrate synthase: MASEVPPVYIGLKGIYVAKTALSYIDGERGKLIYRGYSIEDLAEYSSFEEVTYLLWFGRLPNRKELDEFRENLSKEREIPEEIIEILRKLPKSSHPMDVLKTGVAALGPFDPDLPKIWGQHIHEKRAENLRIAMRILSKMPTIMAYFHRMREGKEVVHPRTDLGHAANFLYMMWGREPKDIEAKLMDVALILHADHGFNASTFACLVTASTLSDLYSAVVTGISTLKGPLHGGANEQALKMLMEIGDPRRARDYVKAKLERKERIMGFGHRVYKAYDPRARILKRYAEMLAKETGQENLFNTALEVEKVMIELLGKKGIFPNVDFYSGQVYHMLGIPIDIFTPIFAISRTSGWIGHVFEYWEENVLIRPRALYIGPMEAKYIPLDERL; this comes from the coding sequence TTGGCATCGGAGGTTCCCCCTGTATACATAGGTCTTAAGGGCATCTATGTCGCTAAGACAGCTCTCAGCTATATAGACGGTGAGAGGGGAAAGCTCATCTACAGGGGCTATTCCATAGAGGACCTAGCTGAGTACTCATCCTTTGAGGAGGTCACATACCTACTGTGGTTCGGTAGGCTACCCAATAGGAAGGAGCTGGATGAATTCAGGGAGAACCTCTCCAAGGAGAGGGAGATACCTGAAGAGATCATCGAGATCCTGAGAAAGCTTCCTAAGAGCTCCCACCCGATGGATGTCCTGAAGACGGGAGTGGCCGCCCTAGGCCCCTTCGATCCCGATCTGCCGAAAATATGGGGCCAGCATATACACGAGAAGAGGGCAGAGAACCTGAGGATAGCTATGAGAATACTCTCCAAGATGCCGACTATAATGGCATACTTCCATAGAATGAGGGAAGGTAAGGAGGTAGTACATCCTAGGACCGATCTCGGTCACGCAGCGAACTTCCTGTACATGATGTGGGGGAGGGAGCCCAAGGATATTGAAGCTAAGCTCATGGATGTGGCCCTCATATTGCACGCGGATCACGGATTTAATGCATCGACCTTCGCTTGTCTAGTTACCGCATCGACCTTGTCAGATCTATACTCGGCAGTGGTAACTGGCATATCGACTCTCAAGGGTCCGCTCCATGGGGGCGCCAACGAGCAGGCATTGAAGATGCTGATGGAGATAGGAGATCCTAGAAGGGCTAGAGATTATGTGAAGGCCAAGCTTGAGAGGAAGGAGAGGATAATGGGGTTTGGGCACAGGGTATACAAGGCTTATGATCCGAGGGCTAGGATACTCAAGAGATATGCGGAGATGCTCGCAAAGGAAACCGGCCAGGAGAACCTGTTCAACACTGCTCTGGAAGTGGAAAAGGTAATGATCGAGCTCCTCGGGAAGAAAGGCATATTCCCGAACGTGGACTTCTACTCTGGACAGGTATATCATATGCTGGGGATTCCCATAGATATATTCACCCCTATATTCGCTATCTCTAGGACCTCCGGATGGATAGGTCATGTGTTCGAATACTGGGAGGAGAACGTCCTGATAAGGCCGAGGGCCCTATACATAGGTCCGATGGAGGCCAAGTACATACCTCTGGATGAGAGGCTGTAG
- a CDS encoding Mrp/NBP35 family ATP-binding protein — protein sequence MSNIRAHFTPPRAAGIPQPPENVKKIGRRIAVMSGKGGVGKTTVSVNIAAELAKRGYSVGILDTDLTGPNVPKALGLIDVPIYATNEGIIPAEGPLKMKVMSLGLMVRDGDPVIWRGPLKAKAIQEFVENVNWGDLDYLVVDLPPGTGDEPLSVMQLIPLHGVVLVTTPQEVALMDVRRALHMVRKMEYKPLGIVENMSYFVCPGGEKIRIFGEGGGRRLAEEEKVPFLGEIPIDPKVVEFMDRGMPIVLADPENMVSKAFKEIVDRIEDHLTEA from the coding sequence ATGAGCAACATAAGGGCGCACTTCACCCCCCCTAGAGCCGCTGGTATCCCACAACCACCTGAGAATGTCAAGAAGATAGGGAGAAGGATAGCCGTCATGAGTGGCAAGGGAGGCGTCGGCAAGACTACCGTATCCGTTAACATAGCAGCGGAACTGGCTAAGAGGGGGTATTCGGTCGGCATATTGGACACCGATCTCACCGGACCTAACGTTCCAAAGGCATTAGGCCTCATAGACGTCCCTATTTACGCCACTAACGAAGGGATCATTCCCGCGGAGGGTCCCCTTAAGATGAAGGTCATGTCTTTAGGATTGATGGTCAGGGATGGAGATCCTGTCATATGGAGGGGACCCCTCAAAGCTAAGGCAATTCAAGAGTTCGTAGAGAACGTCAACTGGGGAGACCTAGACTATTTAGTGGTGGATTTGCCGCCCGGTACTGGAGACGAGCCGCTTAGCGTCATGCAGCTGATCCCCCTCCATGGCGTCGTTCTGGTGACTACTCCTCAGGAGGTCGCCTTAATGGATGTGAGGAGGGCCCTTCACATGGTGAGGAAGATGGAGTACAAGCCCCTAGGTATAGTAGAGAACATGAGCTACTTCGTATGTCCCGGCGGTGAAAAGATCAGGATCTTCGGTGAGGGTGGTGGAAGGAGGCTCGCCGAGGAGGAGAAAGTGCCTTTCTTGGGGGAGATACCTATAGATCCGAAAGTAGTTGAATTCATGGACAGGGGGATGCCTATAGTACTAGCCGATCCGGAGAATATGGTGTCCAAGGCATTCAAGGAGATAGTAGACAGGATAGAGGATCACCTGACCGAGGCGTAA
- a CDS encoding FHA domain-containing serine/threonine-protein kinase — protein sequence MKIQGSHGSYHVIKRLGRGGFAEILLARTNGELVVVKLPKDDEMSKILLKEEASLLRELSIPSPHEHIVSFIEWIDRVPALVEEYVPGPTVGEAYGDRRATQNDAIRISLGVLSALERMHSLGVVHGDVKPDNIILPRSLHPVLIDLGVARAVGKRSVAGTPGWSAPEFLEGEVSPEADIYSVGVLIIFLVYGIDPREPIRPEELPKNLSGNLRYVLSRALDPDPRNRFSSARDMSLALMGMKLPSESGPRIVVQGRGIPLRDKITIGRIRRQGGTGRADVNLQEVGSRRSLPPGPPRGWIEIVRVGGEYWISDRGSPGGVWVYEGGKWVKVLDYPLKHGQLISFGLRRRGRDVLPYIPARVYLR from the coding sequence ATGAAGATCCAAGGATCCCATGGTTCTTATCACGTGATAAAGAGACTGGGGAGGGGAGGATTCGCTGAAATCCTTCTAGCTAGAACTAACGGTGAGCTAGTCGTCGTAAAGCTACCTAAGGATGACGAGATGTCCAAGATTCTGCTCAAGGAGGAAGCCTCCCTCCTGAGGGAGCTATCCATCCCCTCACCTCATGAACATATAGTCTCCTTCATCGAATGGATCGATAGGGTACCCGCCTTGGTGGAGGAGTATGTCCCAGGCCCTACGGTAGGTGAAGCCTATGGGGATAGAAGAGCCACTCAGAATGATGCAATAAGGATATCCCTAGGCGTCCTCTCCGCGCTGGAGAGGATGCATTCATTGGGCGTGGTTCATGGGGATGTCAAGCCAGATAACATAATCCTACCACGTTCTCTGCATCCCGTCCTCATAGATCTGGGTGTGGCTAGGGCTGTGGGAAAGAGATCCGTGGCAGGTACTCCAGGATGGAGTGCTCCCGAATTTCTAGAGGGAGAGGTATCCCCAGAAGCGGACATATACTCAGTTGGGGTTCTAATCATCTTTTTAGTTTACGGAATCGATCCTAGAGAACCTATAAGACCTGAAGAGCTCCCTAAGAACCTCTCAGGGAATCTCAGATATGTCTTGAGTAGAGCCTTAGATCCCGATCCTAGGAACAGGTTCAGCAGCGCGAGAGATATGTCGCTCGCCCTCATGGGGATGAAGCTTCCCTCCGAATCCGGACCTAGGATAGTTGTTCAAGGGAGGGGCATACCCCTAAGGGATAAGATAACCATAGGAAGGATAAGGAGACAGGGAGGAACAGGAAGAGCGGATGTAAATCTACAGGAGGTGGGATCTAGGAGATCCTTGCCTCCCGGCCCACCTAGGGGATGGATAGAGATAGTGAGGGTAGGGGGCGAGTATTGGATCAGCGATAGAGGGTCTCCTGGAGGGGTGTGGGTCTATGAAGGAGGTAAATGGGTCAAAGTGCTGGATTATCCGCTGAAACACGGTCAGTTGATATCATTCGGCCTGAGGAGAAGGGGAAGAGACGTACTCCCCTACATCCCGGCGAGAGTTTACTTAAGGTAA
- a CDS encoding FHA domain-containing protein, translating to MEDPSKGFKLLRNALILSLVATIIPLISLGISGVGDLSSLSFKQFITALSEAVVAMALSGVLILASLLFMYRGWIEMCFGLEELFCKVSRVVKYGTVASLALLLISLKDGYSSLTRGLRESSAGFLSIVASKYPLLAVSILTGLVVFLTIVYAFYKLGVILRSGNLRVGAALLLIGPLSLFSNMMILPFGLTILGLILLSITINRMVYAEIEVEEGEIDEEFEELLERGEMRPPSRRTPNQRGMPVYEEGKEPRRPKPEELMEAPPPTPRSREVRAQLVGPNGFIARLGPGIRTFGRRDFAGFVPEEDLDYISRRHFEIRGTQQGYFIRDLGSLNGTWVNGRRLTRGESVRLVNGAVIDVAEVVRLRFISNEPEDLGVPSL from the coding sequence ATGGAAGACCCTTCCAAAGGATTCAAGCTGCTGAGAAACGCCCTTATCCTATCCTTGGTAGCTACTATAATACCCTTGATATCCCTAGGGATCTCAGGAGTCGGAGACTTGAGCTCTCTCAGCTTCAAGCAGTTCATAACGGCCCTATCTGAGGCAGTGGTGGCTATGGCTCTCTCGGGCGTCTTGATCTTGGCATCACTACTGTTCATGTACAGGGGATGGATCGAGATGTGCTTCGGACTGGAAGAGCTGTTCTGCAAAGTGAGTAGGGTGGTAAAATATGGTACCGTAGCCTCCCTAGCTCTCCTCCTGATCTCCCTCAAGGACGGGTACTCCTCTCTCACTAGAGGTTTGAGGGAAAGCTCAGCTGGATTCCTCTCTATAGTCGCTTCAAAGTATCCCCTACTCGCAGTGTCCATCTTGACTGGCTTAGTGGTTTTTCTAACTATAGTATACGCCTTCTATAAGTTAGGGGTGATCTTGAGAAGCGGTAACCTCAGAGTAGGAGCTGCGCTACTTCTAATAGGTCCTTTATCATTATTTTCGAATATGATGATCCTACCCTTTGGATTGACGATACTGGGACTCATACTCCTGTCAATCACTATAAATAGGATGGTATACGCTGAGATAGAGGTGGAGGAGGGCGAGATCGATGAAGAGTTTGAAGAGCTGCTCGAAAGAGGGGAGATGAGGCCCCCTAGTAGGAGGACACCTAATCAGAGGGGTATGCCTGTTTACGAGGAAGGGAAAGAGCCTCGCAGGCCCAAACCTGAGGAATTGATGGAAGCCCCTCCCCCCACTCCTAGGAGCAGGGAAGTGAGAGCGCAACTGGTAGGGCCCAACGGGTTTATTGCTAGGCTCGGCCCGGGAATAAGGACCTTCGGAAGGAGGGACTTCGCTGGCTTTGTCCCAGAAGAGGACCTCGACTACATCTCTAGGAGACACTTCGAGATAAGGGGAACTCAGCAGGGATACTTCATAAGGGACTTAGGGAGCCTAAATGGCACTTGGGTGAATGGCAGGAGGTTGACCAGAGGGGAGTCGGTCAGGCTCGTTAATGGAGCAGTGATAGATGTAGCCGAGGTTGTCAGGCTGAGATTCATCTCAAATGAACCGGAGGACTTGGGTGTCCCATCCCTATGA
- a CDS encoding TIGR04190 family B12-binding domain/radical SAM domain protein — MDVALIHAPSVYDFRDRYLYATVISEVVPSLFVFDMVPYGFLTLATYLSRRGYKVGIFNLASKMLRDREFNVEKFLKDLEADVYGIDLHWLVHAHGALEIARILKRYHPGSKVVLGGLSSTFFRREIMTSYNTVDAILLGDSTEVPFLKFLEEGPSRAPNVIWRDNGRIRENKLGWIPDNLDEFIVDHGVLVKNLMRCRDLSLGIPFCSFIEAPIAGIITVKGCSFDCVTCGGSKFTYSRFFRRDRLALKSPRAIADEVEGIANLSSMPIFFVGDLRYGDRVEEVSKLLKELELENELIFEFFSPPPKRVLEQLRRTSHKVYLQISPESPLEEVRRAFGRPYSNEQLEKMVRYVEELGFERLDLYFMMGLPRQTPDQAHLVASYFLKLREISSKVDAFVSPLAPFVDPGSRAFVNPEVHGYEILFRDLESYRRALTSYHWKYSLNYRTAWMDRQDVVSSSLTAYEELNRAKLEAGLIDERAYELAKRRVQLDREVLKYVEMGLSLDKMKESIEEVAIKLDAEVKKSLSLYPTRDLVHCIKNPLLRGVVSFLTR, encoded by the coding sequence GTGGACGTGGCGCTAATTCATGCACCTAGCGTCTATGACTTCAGGGACCGCTACCTCTACGCGACTGTCATAAGCGAAGTGGTGCCTTCCCTCTTCGTCTTCGACATGGTACCCTATGGTTTCCTTACGCTAGCCACCTACTTAAGCAGAAGGGGGTACAAAGTCGGGATATTCAATCTGGCCTCTAAGATGCTGAGAGACAGGGAGTTCAACGTAGAGAAATTCTTGAAGGACTTAGAGGCCGATGTCTATGGGATAGATCTCCACTGGCTTGTCCATGCGCATGGGGCCTTAGAGATAGCTAGGATATTAAAGAGATATCATCCAGGCAGCAAGGTCGTGTTGGGCGGTCTATCCTCTACATTCTTCAGAAGGGAAATCATGACCAGCTACAACACCGTGGATGCCATTCTACTCGGTGACAGCACTGAAGTACCTTTCCTCAAGTTCTTGGAGGAGGGTCCTTCAAGGGCACCTAACGTAATATGGAGAGATAACGGGAGGATCAGGGAGAACAAGCTCGGTTGGATCCCTGACAACTTAGACGAATTTATCGTAGATCACGGGGTCCTAGTGAAGAATTTGATGAGGTGTAGGGATCTCTCGCTGGGGATCCCCTTCTGCTCCTTCATAGAGGCGCCTATCGCGGGGATCATTACCGTCAAGGGATGCTCGTTCGATTGTGTTACATGTGGCGGTTCAAAGTTCACCTACTCTAGGTTCTTTCGGAGGGACAGGCTGGCGCTGAAGTCTCCTAGGGCGATAGCTGACGAGGTAGAAGGAATAGCGAACCTTTCCTCCATGCCAATATTCTTTGTCGGAGATCTCAGGTACGGAGATAGGGTCGAGGAGGTATCTAAGCTCCTCAAGGAGTTAGAATTGGAAAACGAACTGATATTCGAGTTCTTCTCTCCCCCACCGAAGAGAGTGTTAGAGCAGTTGAGGAGGACTTCCCATAAGGTTTACCTTCAGATATCGCCTGAGAGTCCTCTGGAAGAAGTTAGAAGGGCGTTTGGAAGACCTTACAGCAATGAGCAGCTGGAAAAGATGGTTAGGTATGTGGAGGAGCTGGGATTCGAGAGGTTAGATCTGTACTTCATGATGGGTCTTCCGAGGCAAACCCCGGATCAGGCCCACCTAGTGGCCTCCTACTTCCTCAAATTGAGGGAAATCTCGAGCAAGGTGGACGCATTCGTCTCACCCCTAGCACCCTTCGTGGATCCGGGCAGCAGGGCCTTCGTCAACCCCGAGGTGCACGGATATGAGATCCTATTCAGAGACCTAGAGAGTTACCGGAGGGCATTAACCTCCTATCACTGGAAGTACTCGCTGAACTACCGGACCGCTTGGATGGATCGACAGGATGTAGTATCTTCATCCCTGACCGCGTATGAGGAATTGAACAGAGCTAAGCTCGAGGCGGGACTCATAGATGAGAGGGCGTATGAATTGGCAAAGAGGAGGGTTCAGTTGGACAGAGAGGTCTTGAAATATGTCGAAATGGGGCTTTCGCTGGATAAAATGAAGGAATCCATCGAGGAAGTGGCGATAAAGCTGGACGCTGAGGTGAAGAAATCCCTCTCACTCTACCCCACTAGGGACCTCGTTCAC